Part of the Virgibacillus natechei genome is shown below.
CGCCAACTTTTAAGAAAGCTATTTTTACCGCTTGAGACTCAACGTTTTCTACGCCCTCTATCTCCATACCTAATGAGTCTGTATAAAACGAAATTGCCTTGTCTATATTTGTCACAGCTATTCCAATATGGGAAATTTTTTTAGGACTGGTTACAGCTGAATCTTTTGGATAAATCAGTTCCTGAATATAATTAGCAAGGGACTCGGTAGAAGAACCACTTGTAAAAATACGTTTAATTCCTTTTTCTAATAAAAAAGGTATATCTTCACTTGGAATAACGCCACCACCAACAACTGGAATGTCATCCGCATGACGTTTCTTCAATTCATCCATAATCTTCGGGAACAATGTATTATGAGCTCCCGATAAAGAAGACAAACCAATTACGTCAACATCCTCCTGTACCGCTGCTTGTGCTATTTGGACAGGTGTCTGTCTTAAACCGGTATAAATAACTTCCATCCCATGATCACGAAGTGCCTGGGATATGATCAAAGCTCCTCGATCATGTCCGTCAAGCCCTGGCTTTGCAACCAATACTCGAATTTTATCCATAGAAACTCCCCCTTATATGCCTGTATATTCTCCGAATTCATCACGCATTACATTGCAAATTTCTCCGATTGTCGCATATGCTCTAACTGCATCTAAAATGTAAGGTATCAAGTTAGTATCTGACGTTTTAACGGCTTCTCTAAATGCCTCGAGTGCTAAAGTAACATCCGTTTTATTACGGTTACTTCTTATTTTTTGAATCGATGTTATTTGTGCCTGTTCCAGTGACGGATCAACTTTCAATAAATCAGGGTTTATTTCTTCATCAAGTTTAAATTCATTTAAACCAACAATAATCTCTTCGTTCTTTTCAATCCTTTTCTGGATTTCATATGCGTTTTGATGAATTTCTCGCTGCATAAAACCTTCTTCAACAGCTTGAACAGCTCCACCAATTTCGTTTATACGATCTAAATATTTATTAACCTCCACTTCAATTCGGTCCGTTAACTCTTCCACATAATAGGAGCCACCCAATGGATCAATGGTATCAGCAACTCCACTCTCATTGGCAATAATTTGTTGTGTTCGAAGCGCAATGCGTGCCGAATCCTCCGTAGGTAAGGACAGGGCTTCATCACGAGAATTTGTGTGGAGGCTCTGGGTGCCTCCCATAACGGAAGCAAGTGCTTGTAAGGTCACTCGAGTAATGTTATTATCCGGTTGTTGTGCAGTTAGTGTAGATCCACCTGTCTGAGTGTGGAAACGTAATTTCCAACTTTTCGGATCTTTTGCTTCGTACTTCTCCTTCATAATTTTTGCCCATATCCTCCTGGCAGCACGAAACTTCGCTACTTCTTCAAAAAAGTTATTGTGTGCGTTAAAAAAGAATGCTAGGCGAGGTGCAAATGAATCGATATCGAGTCCTGAATCTATTGCTGCATCTACATATGCCATACCGTTTGCTATGGTGAAAGCTGCTTCTTGAACAGCGTTGGATCCTGCTTCACGAATGTGATAACCTGATATGCTAATGGTATTAAATTTCGGTACGTTTTTTTGACAATACTCAAATATATCTGTAATTAATCGCATAGACGGTTTTGGCGGATATATGTATGTACCTCTTGAGATATATTCCTTTAATATATCATTTTGTATCGTTCCTGTGAGTTCATCCAGCGGAACCCCTTGCTTTTCCCCAACAGCAATATACATACAAAGTAAAACAGAAGCCGAGGCATTAATCGTCATTGATGTACTTACTTTATTGAGTGGTATTTGGTTTAGTAATATTTCCATATCCTTCAACGAATCAATCGCAACGCCTACTTTCCCGACTTCTCCTTCAGCCATTATATCATCGGAATCGTACCCAATCTGTGTTGGTAAATCAAATGCCACTGAAAGTCCAGTTTGACCTTGTTCTAATAAGTAGCGAAACCGTTCATTTGTACCTGTAGCAGACCCAAAGCCAGCGTATTGTCGCATCGTCCAAAACCGGCTACGATACATGGTCGGTTGTATACCTCTTGTATAAGGATATTGACCTGGGTATCCCAAGTCGGCTTCATTTTTAGAAGTGTATAAACGGTCAACTTCAATATCAGAAGAGGTTGTAAAAAGATCCTTTCTTTCAGGAAAGCGCTTTATTGTTGAGTCAACAGATTGTTTCCAATCATTCTCTTGTTTATTGACCTTATTATTTGTCATTAATAAACTCCTCCCCATTCCTCCGTAAATTAATCCTTTTCTCTAAATTCTGTTCTAAATCTTTTTTTACTTGTCCATTATTCCATTTCACGATAAAATACAAGTAGTATATGGGATTAAAGGAGGATTTAACATGGCTTCTCAAAATAACAAACAAGCAACCAGGAAACCATCAAAACGTGAACGCAGAACAAAAATCATTATATATATCATGATTCTTGCAATGGTTTT
Proteins encoded:
- the mce gene encoding methylmalonyl-CoA epimerase; translated protein: MDKIRVLVAKPGLDGHDRGALIISQALRDHGMEVIYTGLRQTPVQIAQAAVQEDVDVIGLSSLSGAHNTLFPKIMDELKKRHADDIPVVGGGVIPSEDIPFLLEKGIKRIFTSGSSTESLANYIQELIYPKDSAVTSPKKISHIGIAVTNIDKAISFYTDSLGMEIEGVENVESQAVKIAFLKVGESRIELLEPLDDSSSIKKFLDKKGEGIHHIALEVDNLERRLSKLKSEGIQLIDEEAKPGAGDSQIAFIHPKSTNGVLFELCQQAEGSEE
- a CDS encoding acyl-CoA mutase large subunit family protein, producing the protein MTNNKVNKQENDWKQSVDSTIKRFPERKDLFTTSSDIEVDRLYTSKNEADLGYPGQYPYTRGIQPTMYRSRFWTMRQYAGFGSATGTNERFRYLLEQGQTGLSVAFDLPTQIGYDSDDIMAEGEVGKVGVAIDSLKDMEILLNQIPLNKVSTSMTINASASVLLCMYIAVGEKQGVPLDELTGTIQNDILKEYISRGTYIYPPKPSMRLITDIFEYCQKNVPKFNTISISGYHIREAGSNAVQEAAFTIANGMAYVDAAIDSGLDIDSFAPRLAFFFNAHNNFFEEVAKFRAARRIWAKIMKEKYEAKDPKSWKLRFHTQTGGSTLTAQQPDNNITRVTLQALASVMGGTQSLHTNSRDEALSLPTEDSARIALRTQQIIANESGVADTIDPLGGSYYVEELTDRIEVEVNKYLDRINEIGGAVQAVEEGFMQREIHQNAYEIQKRIEKNEEIIVGLNEFKLDEEINPDLLKVDPSLEQAQITSIQKIRSNRNKTDVTLALEAFREAVKTSDTNLIPYILDAVRAYATIGEICNVMRDEFGEYTGI
- the prli42 gene encoding stressosome-associated protein Prli42, which produces MASQNNKQATRKPSKRERRTKIIIYIMILAMVLSSLTAGLAMFI